In the genome of Neofelis nebulosa isolate mNeoNeb1 chromosome 8, mNeoNeb1.pri, whole genome shotgun sequence, one region contains:
- the LOC131519887 gene encoding cationic amino acid transporter 3-like codes for MLRQALRRFGQKLVHRPPFKEPVPEDDPQRRLSTLDLVALGVGRTVGVGVYVLAGEVVSNQAGPSIVICFLVAGLSSVLSGLCYAEITARVPLSGSSYLYTYVTIGELWAFITGWNLIFSLVADTANVTRAWILAFANLLGNQISQTLRESILLYVPQVLAEYLVFFVVGLVLLLMELQTLNHSQFFLITKVITLVKLLVLGFVIISGFIKGDLHNWMLTEDDYIMAGLNDTSSLSSLGSGGFVPFGFEGILHGAATCFYTFIGFHNIFERVEEAQNPQHSVPMGIVISLFICLLVYFGVSSALTLMVPYYKLQPGSILPEAFLHIGWAPAYYVVAFGFLCSLSSSLLGSMLPIRQLIHKMAKDGLLFPVLARIETGTYAPIVATVIFGITAPVMAVFFGLTDLVNFRSLGSLLAYSLVALCVLILRYQPQRRNEENEAEEQEENGPAAERLTLQGLLFPGSSTPTPLSGRVVYVCSSLLALLLTLLCLVLAQWPVLLSGDPMWISVVMVLLMLITGITGVIWRQPQSSSPLYFKVPALPLVPLLSIFMNVYLMMQMTAGTWARFGVSMLIGLAIYFSYGIKHSVEGVGMANST; via the coding sequence ATGCTGCGTCAGGCACTTCGCAGATTTGGTCAAAAGCTGGTACATAGACCTCCGTTCAAGGAACCAGTGCCTGAGGATGACCCACAGAGAAGACTGAGCACTCTGGATTTAGTGGCCCTGGGTGTAGGCCGCACAGTAGGTGTAGGTGTGTATGTCCTGGCTGGTGAGGTGGTCAGCAATCAAGCAGGACCATCCATTGTGATCTGCTTTTTGGTGGCCGGCCTATCTTCTGTGTTGTCTGGGCTGTGCTATGCTGAGATTACTGCCCGAGTTCCCCTCTCTGGCTCTTCATATCTCTACACTTATGTCACTATAGGTGAACTCTGGGCTTTTATCACTGGCTGGAACCTCATCTTCTCCCTTGTGGCAGATACAGCCAATGTAACCCGGGCTTGGATTTTAGCTTTTGCCAATCTGCTTGGGAACCAGATCTCTCAGACCCTGCGTGAGAGCATCTTACTGTATGTTCCCCAAGTCCTTGCAGAATATCTAGTCTTCTTTGTTGTGGGCCTTGTGTTGTTGCTCATGGAATTGCAGACTCTGAACCATAGTCAGTTTTTCCTGATTACCAAAGTGATCACATTGGTGAAACTTTTGGTTCTTGGTTTTGTCATCATCTCTGGATTCATTAAGGGGGATCTGCACAACTGGATGCTCACAGAAGACGACTACATAATGGCTGGACTCAACGACACCTCGAGCTTGAGCTCCCTGGGCTCTGGAGGATTTGTGCCCTTCGGCTTCGAGGGGATTCTCCATGGAGCAGCTACCTGTTTCTATACATTTATTGGTTTCcacaatatttttgaaagagttgaAGAAGCCCAGAATCCCCAGCATTCAGTCCCCATGGGCATTGTGATTTCACTGTTCATCTGCCTTCTGGTATATTTTGGTGTCTCTTCAGCACTTACACTTATGGTGCCCTACTACAAGCTTCAACCTGGGAGCATCTTGCCTGAGGCATTTCTCCATATTGGCTGGGCTCCTGCCTACTATGTTGTAGCTTTTGGATTCCTCTGTAGTCTTTCATCTAGCCTCTTGGGCTCTATGTTACCCATACGTCAGTTGATACACAAGATGGCAAAGGATGGCCTATTGTTCCCTGTTCTTGCCAGGATAGAAACTGGCACATATGCTCCCATCGTGGCTACTGTGATCTTTGGCATTACTGCACCAGTCATGGCAGTCTTCTTTGGACTCACTGATCTTGTGAACTTCAGGTCACTTGGGTCCCTGCTAGCTTACTCCCTGGTGGCTCTTTGTGTTCTCATCCTCAGGTACCAGCCTCAGAGGaggaatgaggaaaatgaagcagaggagcaggaggagaatgGACCTGCAGCAGAGAGGCTAACTCTACAGGGACTACTTTTTCCAGGCAGCTCCACCCCTACTCCACTCTCTGGCCGGGTTGTCTATGTTTGCTCCTCACTGCTTGCTCTGCTGCTCACTCTTCTTTGCCTGGTGCTGGCCCAGTGGCCAGTCCTGCTTTCTGGAGACCCAATGTGGATTTCAGTGGTTATGGTGCTCCTGATGCTCATCACTGGGATCACTGGGGTCATCTGGAGACAGCCTCAGAGCTCCAGTCCCCTTTACTTTAAGGTCCCTGCCCTGCCTCTTGTCCCACTACTGAGCATCTTCATGAATGTTTACCTTATGATGCAGATGACAGCTGGCACCTGGGCCAGATTTGGTGTCTCCATGCTTATTGGGCTTGCTATCTATTTCAGCTATGGGATCAAGCACAGTGTGGAGGGAGTTGGAATGGCTAACTCCACTTAA